One genomic window of Roseobacter ponti includes the following:
- a CDS encoding glycosyltransferase family 2 protein produces the protein MPASRSLLTRYKLRLRRKRMLWRAFRSRHNLTPVSRRTGAIARDDILLFATLRNEMQRVPWFLKHYRGMGVGHFLIVDNASDDGTADYLRTEPDVSLWQTDASYKASRFGMDWITWLQRRYAHGHWAVTVDADELLIYPGHDTRDLRRLTADLAQFNQRVMGAIMLDLYPKGSPDAQSYDPEHDPVQVLPWFDAWGYQAQLQPKMGNLWLQGGARARCFFSSDPRRAPTMNKIPLVHWDRSYVYVNSTHNLLPPALNQTWEAQGREALSGALLHTKFLPGSPARARREKARAEHFSNSKAYDDYYDAVAQNPDLWEPQSTRLTGWRQLVDLGLMTGGDVDRD, from the coding sequence ATGCCTGCCAGTCGTTCCCTGCTGACACGCTACAAGCTGCGGCTGCGGCGCAAACGGATGCTGTGGCGGGCGTTTCGGTCGCGGCATAACCTGACGCCGGTGTCGCGGCGAACAGGGGCGATTGCGCGGGACGATATCCTGCTATTCGCCACTCTGCGCAACGAGATGCAGCGGGTGCCGTGGTTTCTGAAACATTACCGCGGCATGGGCGTCGGGCATTTCCTGATCGTTGATAACGCCAGCGATGACGGGACGGCTGATTACCTGCGTACAGAGCCTGATGTGAGCCTCTGGCAGACCGATGCCAGCTATAAGGCGTCGCGTTTTGGCATGGACTGGATCACCTGGCTGCAGCGGCGCTATGCACATGGTCACTGGGCCGTCACGGTTGATGCAGATGAGCTGCTGATCTATCCCGGGCATGATACCCGCGACCTGCGCAGGCTCACTGCGGATCTTGCACAATTCAACCAGAGGGTGATGGGCGCGATCATGCTCGACCTCTATCCCAAGGGGTCTCCGGACGCACAGAGCTATGACCCGGAGCACGACCCGGTTCAGGTTTTGCCATGGTTTGATGCCTGGGGGTATCAGGCACAGTTACAACCAAAGATGGGTAATCTTTGGCTGCAGGGTGGCGCGCGGGCACGATGCTTTTTCAGCAGTGATCCGCGCCGCGCCCCGACCATGAACAAGATCCCGCTGGTACACTGGGACAGATCTTATGTCTATGTAAACTCGACACATAATCTCCTGCCGCCTGCGCTGAACCAGACATGGGAGGCGCAGGGGCGCGAGGCTCTGAGCGGCGCGCTGCTGCACACGAAGTTCCTGCCGGGATCGCCGGCCCGTGCGCGCCGTGAAAAGGCGCGTGCCGAGCACTTCTCGAACTCAAAGGCCTATGACGATTACTATGACGCCGTGGCACAAAACCCTGACTTGTGGGAGCCGCAGTCCACACGTTTAACGGGTTGGCGCCAGCTGGTCGATCTCGGGCTTATGACGGGTGGCGATGTTGATCGGGACTGA
- the cysQ gene encoding 3'(2'),5'-bisphosphate nucleotidase CysQ → MDYSALSVAMRRLSLLAGAKIMEVYAADDFDVKVKSDASPVTEADEAADAIISAGLREAFPDILLVTEEQAATHTSTAGTFLIVDPLDGTKEFINRRGDFTVNIALVENGVPTRGVVYAPAKGRMFYTRADGQAVEETGDLALGSVGETHVISVSDADNSALMVVASKSHRDQATDDYINRYAVHDMTSAGSSLKFCLVATGEADLYPRLGRTMEWDTAAGDAVLRGAGGFVVRFDDHSPLVYGKEGYANPFFIAYAPGVDLVTG, encoded by the coding sequence ATGGATTACAGTGCCTTATCGGTCGCTATGCGCAGATTGTCGCTGCTGGCCGGAGCGAAAATAATGGAGGTTTATGCGGCGGACGATTTTGACGTGAAGGTAAAATCAGACGCAAGTCCTGTCACCGAGGCAGATGAAGCGGCGGATGCCATCATTTCCGCCGGTCTGCGCGAAGCTTTCCCCGACATCCTTCTGGTGACCGAAGAGCAGGCGGCGACCCACACCAGCACTGCCGGCACGTTTCTCATCGTTGATCCGCTGGACGGGACGAAAGAGTTTATTAACCGGCGTGGTGATTTCACGGTAAACATCGCGCTTGTGGAAAACGGTGTACCTACGCGTGGCGTGGTCTATGCGCCGGCGAAGGGGCGGATGTTTTACACCCGTGCCGACGGTCAGGCAGTTGAGGAAACTGGTGATCTCGCTTTGGGCAGCGTGGGAGAAACCCATGTAATATCAGTCTCTGATGCGGACAATTCGGCTCTGATGGTGGTTGCATCGAAGTCCCACAGGGATCAGGCGACAGACGATTACATCAACCGCTATGCCGTGCACGACATGACCAGTGCCGGCAGCTCGCTGAAGTTCTGTCTGGTGGCCACGGGCGAGGCGGATCTTTATCCGCGGCTCGGGCGTACGATGGAATGGGACACGGCCGCGGGAGACGCCGTTCTGCGCGGCGCCGGTGGGTTCGTTGTCCGTTTTGATGACCACAGCCCGCTGGTTTACGGAAAGGAAGGATATGCCAACCCGTTCTTCATCGCATATGCGCCTGGCGTCGATCTGGTGACCGGCTGA
- a CDS encoding glycosyltransferase family 2 protein, whose protein sequence is MRLARKRLRIRALRKSPELRRVSDRTDAIRAGEILLFSTMRNEKVRLPYFLDYYRNMGVTHFLIVDNDSTDGSADYLADQPDVSVWRTRSGYRKSRYGVDWLNHLQSRYGHGHWCVVVDPDEFLLYPFCDTRPLQALTDWLDTCSIRAFSAMLLDMYPKGRLEDQRYLPGMDPMEIACWFDSGNYSITRNHLYGNLWIQGGPRSRVFFRDEPYRAPALNKIPLVKWDRRYAYVHSTHMLLPRGLNLVYDEWGGEKASGVLLHAKFIDTFADKASEEIERRQHYAESYEYRAYADNLGRDTQLWCKWSEKYINWRQLEILGLMSKGNWA, encoded by the coding sequence ATGCGTCTGGCGCGTAAGCGTCTGCGAATTCGTGCGCTCAGAAAAAGCCCGGAACTGCGCCGTGTTTCCGACCGTACCGATGCGATCCGGGCGGGTGAAATCCTGCTCTTTTCCACCATGCGCAACGAGAAAGTGCGGCTGCCCTATTTTCTTGACTACTACCGGAATATGGGCGTCACGCATTTTCTGATCGTCGACAATGACAGCACCGATGGCAGCGCGGATTATCTGGCCGACCAGCCCGATGTGTCGGTCTGGCGGACCCGGTCGGGTTATCGCAAATCGCGGTATGGCGTTGACTGGCTGAACCATCTGCAAAGCAGATACGGCCATGGTCACTGGTGCGTCGTGGTCGACCCCGATGAGTTTCTGCTCTATCCGTTTTGCGATACACGGCCGCTGCAGGCGCTGACGGACTGGCTCGACACCTGCTCGATCCGGGCATTCTCGGCGATGTTGCTGGATATGTATCCCAAGGGGCGTCTGGAGGATCAGCGCTATCTGCCGGGCATGGATCCGATGGAAATCGCCTGCTGGTTTGACAGCGGCAACTATTCGATCACCCGCAACCATCTCTATGGCAACCTGTGGATTCAGGGTGGACCGCGGTCGCGTGTTTTCTTCCGCGACGAGCCCTATCGCGCGCCCGCGCTGAATAAAATTCCGCTGGTGAAATGGGACCGGCGCTATGCCTATGTGCACTCGACCCATATGTTGCTGCCGCGCGGTCTGAACCTTGTTTACGACGAATGGGGTGGAGAGAAAGCTTCGGGCGTTCTGCTGCATGCGAAATTCATCGATACCTTCGCCGATAAGGCCTCTGAGGAGATTGAACGCCGGCAGCACTATGCGGAATCCTATGAGTACCGCGCCTATGCCGACAATCTGGGGCGCGACACACAGCTCTGGTGCAAGTGGTCGGAGAAATACATCAACTGGCGGCAGCTTGAGATCCTCGGACTCATGTCCAAGGGGAACTGGGCATGA
- the galU gene encoding UTP--glucose-1-phosphate uridylyltransferase GalU: MKREVTKAVFPVAGLGTRFLPATKSVPKEIMTLVDRPLIQYAIDEARAAGIKEFIFVTSRGKGALEDYFDHAPQLEAELEKKGKTKLLKTLESTNMESGAIAYIRQHKALGLGHAVWCARRLIGDEPFAVILPDDVIAAEKPCLQQMVEAYAETGGNMVAAMEVPMEKTSSYGMLDVDEDMGSMVRIRGMVEKPKDNPPSNLAVIGRYILSPSVLNNLHEMKSGAGGEIQLTDAIADEIRSDRGVYGYRFAGQRFDCGSKSGFLQATVAFGLARPELHDDLAAYLHEVVNLGKAAE, encoded by the coding sequence ATGAAACGTGAGGTCACCAAGGCGGTCTTTCCTGTAGCGGGGCTGGGCACAAGATTTTTGCCGGCGACCAAGTCAGTCCCCAAAGAGATTATGACGCTGGTGGACCGTCCGCTGATCCAGTACGCGATCGATGAGGCGCGGGCTGCTGGCATCAAGGAATTCATATTTGTCACCTCGCGCGGCAAGGGCGCGCTTGAGGACTACTTTGACCACGCGCCGCAGCTTGAGGCGGAGCTGGAAAAGAAGGGCAAAACGAAGCTTCTTAAAACACTCGAATCGACCAATATGGAAAGCGGTGCGATTGCCTATATCCGCCAGCATAAGGCACTGGGCCTCGGACATGCCGTCTGGTGCGCGCGCCGGCTGATCGGGGACGAGCCCTTTGCGGTGATCCTGCCGGATGACGTCATTGCGGCGGAAAAGCCGTGTCTGCAGCAAATGGTCGAGGCCTATGCGGAGACCGGTGGCAACATGGTCGCGGCAATGGAAGTGCCGATGGAAAAGACCTCGTCTTACGGCATGCTCGATGTGGATGAAGACATGGGGTCGATGGTGCGCATTCGCGGCATGGTCGAAAAGCCTAAAGACAATCCGCCGTCCAATCTTGCGGTGATCGGGCGCTATATTCTGTCGCCCTCGGTGCTGAATAATCTGCATGAGATGAAGAGCGGCGCGGGCGGAGAGATCCAGCTCACGGATGCCATCGCGGATGAGATTCGCAGTGACCGGGGCGTGTATGGCTACCGGTTTGCGGGCCAGCGGTTTGATTGTGGCTCCAAGTCCGGCTTTTTGCAGGCGACAGTGGCCTTCGGTCTCGCGCGGCCTGAGCTGCATGATGATCTCGCGGCCTATCTGCACGAAGTGGTCAACCTGGGAAAAGCGGCGGAGTAA
- a CDS encoding 3-deoxy-manno-octulosonate cytidylyltransferase, which produces MSVLIVIPARYASTRYPGKPLVELRGASGVARSLIERSWQAAMSVGGVNRVVVATDDERIRAAAEAFGAEVVMTADTWVNGTERCAEAHEKLGGGYEVIVNLQGDAPLTPHWFVEDLIAGLRADPEAEIATPVLRCDGATLNGFLEDRRAGRVGGTTAVFGRDKQALYFSKEVIPYTGKTWETEPETPVFHHVGIYAYRADALAAYPDWPAGPLEKLEGLEQLRFMENGRRVLCVEVSARGRQFWELNNPEDVPKLEKMMAEMNLD; this is translated from the coding sequence ATGTCTGTTCTGATCGTCATTCCCGCCCGCTATGCCTCGACCCGTTACCCGGGCAAACCGCTGGTTGAACTGCGGGGCGCCTCTGGTGTCGCGCGCAGCCTGATCGAGCGGAGCTGGCAGGCGGCGATGTCTGTTGGCGGTGTCAACCGTGTGGTGGTCGCCACGGATGACGAGCGCATCCGCGCGGCTGCTGAAGCCTTCGGTGCCGAAGTGGTGATGACCGCCGATACCTGGGTCAATGGCACGGAGCGCTGTGCCGAGGCGCATGAAAAGCTCGGGGGGGGTTACGAGGTGATCGTCAATCTCCAGGGGGATGCGCCGCTCACTCCGCACTGGTTCGTCGAAGACCTCATAGCCGGTCTGCGCGCAGACCCGGAAGCTGAGATCGCAACACCGGTGCTGCGCTGTGACGGGGCGACGCTCAACGGGTTTCTCGAGGACCGCCGCGCGGGACGTGTCGGTGGCACCACAGCGGTGTTCGGGCGGGACAAGCAGGCACTTTATTTCTCCAAAGAGGTGATTCCCTATACGGGCAAAACCTGGGAAACAGAGCCGGAAACGCCGGTTTTTCACCACGTTGGCATCTATGCGTATCGCGCGGATGCGCTGGCGGCCTATCCGGACTGGCCTGCCGGCCCGCTGGAAAAACTCGAAGGCCTTGAGCAGCTGCGCTTTATGGAAAACGGACGCCGGGTGCTTTGTGTCGAGGTTTCGGCGCGGGGGCGGCAGTTCTGGGAACTGAACAACCCCGAAGACGTGCCGAAGCTCGAAAAGATGATGGCTGAAATGAACCTCGACTGA